The Streptococcus mitis genome has a segment encoding these proteins:
- a CDS encoding DEAD/DEAH box helicase, with translation MKFNELNLSADLLAEIEKAGFVEASPIQEQTIPLALEGKDVIGQAQTGTGKTAAFGLPTLEKIRTEEATIQALVIAPTRELAVQSQEELFRFGRSKGVKVRSVYGGSSIEKQIKALKSGAHIVVGTPGRLLDLIKRKALKLQDIETLILDEADEMLNMGFLEDIEAIISRVPENRQTLLFSATMPDAIKRIGVQFMKEPEHVKIAAKELTTELVDQYYIRVKEQEKFDTMTRLMDVEQPELAIVFGRTKRRVDELTRGLKIRGFRAEGIHGDLDQNKRLRVLRDFKNGNLDVLVATDVAARGLDISGVTHVYNYDIPQDPESYVHRIGRTGRAGKSGQSITFVSPNEMGYLQIIENLTKKRMKGLKPASAEEAFQAKKHVALKKIERDFADETIRANFEKFGKDARKLAAEFTPEELAMYILSLTVQDPDSLPEVEIAREKPLPFKPSGNGFGVKAKGGRGGRRGDDRRDRDRRGNGRRDDFKKGSRGNDRFDKEKRYRKDNKKPRNTSSEKQTGFVIRNKGDK, from the coding sequence GTGAAATTTAATGAATTAAACTTGTCTGCTGATTTGCTAGCAGAGATTGAAAAAGCTGGTTTTGTAGAAGCCAGTCCGATCCAAGAACAAACTATTCCCTTGGCTCTTGAAGGCAAGGACGTTATCGGTCAAGCTCAGACTGGTACAGGAAAAACTGCAGCCTTTGGTTTGCCTACCCTTGAAAAAATCCGTACAGAAGAAGCGACCATCCAAGCTTTGGTTATCGCTCCAACACGTGAACTTGCTGTCCAAAGTCAAGAAGAACTCTTCCGATTTGGTCGTAGTAAGGGAGTCAAAGTCCGCTCAGTATATGGCGGATCAAGCATTGAAAAACAAATTAAGGCTCTTAAATCTGGTGCCCATATCGTGGTGGGAACTCCAGGTCGTCTCTTGGACTTGATTAAACGCAAGGCCTTGAAATTACAAGATATTGAAACTCTTATCCTTGACGAAGCGGATGAAATGCTCAACATGGGCTTCCTTGAAGATATCGAAGCTATCATTTCTCGTGTCCCTGAAAACCGTCAAACCTTACTTTTCTCAGCAACTATGCCAGATGCCATCAAACGTATCGGTGTTCAGTTTATGAAAGAACCTGAGCATGTGAAGATTGCGGCTAAGGAATTGACAACAGAATTGGTTGACCAATACTATATCCGAGTTAAAGAGCAAGAAAAATTTGATACCATGACTCGTCTCATGGATGTGGAACAACCAGAACTTGCTATCGTATTTGGTCGTACAAAACGTCGTGTAGATGAATTGACTCGTGGTCTTAAAATCCGTGGCTTCCGTGCAGAAGGAATTCATGGAGACCTAGACCAAAACAAACGTCTTCGTGTCCTTCGTGACTTTAAAAATGGCAATCTTGATGTTTTGGTTGCGACAGACGTTGCAGCACGTGGGTTGGATATTTCAGGTGTGACCCATGTCTATAACTACGATATTCCACAAGATCCTGAAAGTTATGTTCACCGTATCGGTCGCACAGGTCGTGCCGGTAAGTCAGGTCAGTCTATTACTTTCGTATCACCAAATGAAATGGGCTACCTCCAAATCATTGAGAATTTGACTAAGAAACGCATGAAAGGTCTCAAACCTGCAAGTGCAGAAGAAGCATTTCAAGCTAAAAAACACGTAGCTCTCAAGAAAATTGAACGTGATTTTGCAGATGAGACTATCCGTGCCAACTTTGAGAAATTTGGTAAGGATGCTCGTAAGCTAGCTGCCGAATTTACTCCAGAAGAATTGGCAATGTATATCTTGAGTCTGACTGTTCAAGATCCAGATAGTCTTCCTGAAGTGGAGATTGCGCGTGAAAAACCACTGCCATTTAAACCATCAGGTAATGGATTCGGTGTTAAAGCTAAGGGAGGTCGTGGAGGCCGTCGTGGGGATGACCGTCGAGACCGTGATCGCCGTGGCAATGGTCGTCGTGATGATTTCAAAAAAGGAAGTCGTGGCAATGATCGTTTTGATAAGGAAAAACGTTACCGTAAGGATAATAAAAAACCACGCAATACTTCAAGCGAAAAGCAAACAGGATTTGTGATTCGTAACAAAGGCGATAAATAA
- a CDS encoding FAD-containing oxidoreductase, which produces MLTYDLIVIGFGKAGKTLAGKLASAGKKVALVERSKAMYGGTCINIGCIPTKTLLVAAEKDLPFEEVIATKNTITGRLNGKNYATVAGTGVDIFDAEAHFLSNKVIEIQAGDEKKELTAETIVINTGAVSNVLPIPGLATSKNVFDSTGIQNLDKLPENLGVLGGGNIGLEFAGLYNKLGSKVTVLDALDTFLPRAEPSIAALAKQYMEEDGIELLQNIRTTEIKNDGDQVLVVTENETYRFDALLYATGRKPNVEPLQLENTDIELTERGAIKVDKHCQTNVPGVFAVGDVNGGLQFTYISLDDFRVVYSYLAGDGSYTLEDRLNVPNTMFITPALSQVGLTESQAADLKLPYAVKEIPVAAMPRGHVNGDLRGAFKAVVNTETKEILGASIFSEGSQEIINIITVAMDNKIPYTYFTKQIFTHPTLAENLNDLFAI; this is translated from the coding sequence ATGTTAACTTATGATTTAATCGTTATCGGATTTGGTAAAGCTGGTAAAACACTAGCTGGTAAATTGGCTTCAGCTGGCAAAAAAGTTGCCCTCGTTGAACGTAGCAAAGCTATGTACGGTGGAACTTGTATCAACATCGGATGTATCCCAACTAAAACTTTGCTAGTTGCTGCTGAGAAAGACTTGCCTTTTGAAGAAGTCATTGCTACCAAAAACACTATCACTGGTCGCCTCAACGGTAAAAACTATGCGACTGTTGCTGGTACAGGCGTCGATATTTTTGATGCGGAAGCTCACTTCCTTTCAAATAAAGTCATCGAAATCCAAGCTGGTGATGAAAAGAAAGAACTGACTGCTGAAACAATCGTCATCAACACTGGTGCTGTTTCAAACGTCTTGCCAATCCCTGGACTTGCTACAAGCAAAAACGTCTTTGACTCAACAGGTATCCAAAACTTGGACAAATTACCTGAAAACCTTGGAGTCCTTGGTGGTGGAAATATCGGTCTTGAATTTGCCGGCCTATACAACAAACTTGGAAGCAAGGTTACAGTCCTAGATGCCTTGGATACTTTCCTTCCTCGTGCAGAACCTTCCATCGCAGCTCTTGCTAAACAATACATGGAAGAAGACGGTATTGAATTGCTTCAAAATATCCGTACTACTGAAATCAAAAACGACGGTGACCAAGTGCTCGTTGTGACTGAAAACGAAACTTACCGTTTCGATGCCCTTCTCTACGCAACAGGACGTAAACCAAACGTAGAACCACTTCAACTTGAAAATACAGATATTGAACTAACTGAACGTGGTGCTATTAAAGTAGACAAACATTGTCAAACAAACGTTCCTGGTGTCTTTGCAGTTGGAGATGTCAACGGTGGCCTTCAATTTACTTACATTTCACTTGATGACTTCCGTGTTGTTTACAGCTACCTTGCTGGAGATGGCAGCTACACACTTGAAGACCGTCTCAATGTACCAAATACTATGTTCATCACACCTGCACTTTCACAAGTTGGTTTGACTGAAAGCCAAGCAGCTGATTTGAAACTTCCATACGCAGTGAAAGAAATCCCTGTTGCAGCAATGCCTCGTGGTCACGTAAACGGAGACCTTCGAGGAGCTTTCAAAGCTGTTGTTAATACTGAAACAAAAGAAATTCTTGGAGCAAGCATCTTCTCAGAAGGTTCTCAAGAAATCATCAACATCATCACTGTTGCTATGGACAACAAAATTCCTTACACTTACTTCACAAAACAAATCTTCACTCACCCAACCTTGGCTGAGAACTTGAATGACTTGTTTGCGATTTAA
- the murT gene encoding lipid II isoglutaminyl synthase subunit MurT, protein MKLKTTLGLLAGRSSHFILSRLGRGSTLPGKLALQFDKDILQNLAKNYEIVVVTGTNGKTLTTALTVGILKEVYGQVLTNPSGANMITGIATTFLTAKSSKTGKNIAVLEIDEASLSRICDYIKPSLFVITNIFRDQMDRYGEIYTTYKMILDAIRKVPTATVLLNGDSPLFYKPAIPNPVQYFGFDLEKGPAQLAHYNTEGILCPDCQGILKYEHNTYANLGAYICEGCGCKRPDLDYRLTELVELTNNRSRFVIDGQEYGIQIGGLYNIYNALAAVAIARFLGADSQLIKQGFDKSRAVFGRQETFHIGDKECTLVLIKNPVGATQAIEMIKLAPYPFSLSVLLNANYADGIDTSWIWDADFEQITDMDIPEINAGGVRHSEIARRLRVTGYPADKITETSNLEQVLKTIENQDCKHAYILATYTAMLEFRELLASRQIVRKEMN, encoded by the coding sequence ATGAAATTAAAAACTACTTTGGGCCTTCTTGCTGGGCGTTCTTCCCACTTCATTTTAAGCCGTCTTGGCCGTGGAAGTACGCTTCCAGGAAAACTTGCCCTTCAATTCGATAAAGATATTTTACAAAACCTAGCTAAGAACTACGAGATTGTCGTAGTGACTGGAACCAACGGAAAAACCTTGACAACTGCTCTCACTGTCGGCATTTTAAAAGAGGTTTATGGTCAAGTTCTGACCAACCCAAGCGGTGCCAACATGATTACAGGAATTGCGACAACCTTCTTAACAGCCAAATCTTCTAAAACTGGGAAAAATATTGCCGTCCTAGAAATCGACGAAGCCAGTCTATCTCGTATCTGTGACTACATCAAGCCAAGCTTATTTGTTATTACTAATATTTTCCGTGACCAGATGGACCGCTATGGTGAGATTTACACAACTTACAAGATGATTTTGGATGCCATTCGTAAGGTGCCTACTGCCACTGTTCTTCTTAATGGAGACAGTCCACTTTTCTACAAGCCAGCTATTCCAAATCCTGTACAGTATTTTGGTTTTGACTTGGAGAAAGGTCCAGCTCAGCTGGCTCACTATAATACCGAAGGAATCCTCTGCCCTGACTGCCAAGGCATCCTCAAATATGAGCACAATACTTATGCAAACTTGGGTGCCTATATCTGTGAAGGTTGTGGATGTAAACGTCCTGATCTCGACTATCGCTTGACAGAACTAGTTGAGTTAACCAACAATCGCTCTCGCTTTGTCATTGACGGCCAAGAATACGGCATCCAAATCGGTGGACTTTACAACATCTACAACGCCCTAGCTGCTGTGGCTATCGCCCGTTTCCTCGGCGCAGATTCCCAACTAATCAAGCAGGGATTTGATAAGAGTCGTGCTGTCTTTGGACGCCAGGAAACCTTCCATATCGGTGACAAAGAATGTACCCTCGTTTTGATTAAAAATCCAGTTGGTGCAACCCAGGCTATCGAGATGATTAAACTAGCTCCTTATCCATTTAGCCTCTCTGTCCTCCTCAATGCCAACTATGCAGATGGAATTGATACCAGCTGGATCTGGGATGCGGATTTTGAACAAATCACTGACATGGATATTCCTGAAATCAACGCTGGCGGTGTTCGTCATTCTGAAATCGCACGTCGTCTCCGAGTGACAGGCTATCCAGCTGATAAAATCACTGAAACAAGCAATCTGGAACAAGTTCTTAAGACAATTGAGAACCAAGACTGCAAGCATGCTTATATTCTGGCTACCTATACTGCTATGCTTGAATTCCGCGAACTGCTGGCTAGTCGTCAGATTGTTAGAAAGGAGATGAACTAA
- the gatD gene encoding lipid II isoglutaminyl synthase subunit GatD produces the protein MVYTSLSSKDGNYPYQLNIAHLYGNLMNTYGDNGNILMLKYVAEKLGAHVTVDIVSLHDDFDENHYDIAFFGGGQDFEQSIIADDLPAKKESIDNYIQNDGVVLAICGGFQLLGQYYVEASGRRIEGLGVMGHYTLNQTNNRFIGDIKIHNEDFDETYYGFENHQGRTFLSDDQKPLGQVVYGNGNNEEKVGEGVHYKNVFGSYFHGPILSRNANLAYRLVTTALKKKYGQDIQLPAYKDILSQEIAEEYSDVKSKADFS, from the coding sequence ATGGTTTATACTTCACTTTCCTCAAAAGATGGCAATTACCCTTATCAGCTCAACATCGCTCACCTCTACGGAAACCTCATGAATACATACGGGGACAATGGAAACATCCTCATGCTCAAGTATGTGGCTGAAAAGCTGGGAGCCCATGTGACCGTTGACATCGTTTCTCTCCATGATGACTTTGACGAAAATCACTACGACATCGCCTTTTTCGGTGGCGGTCAAGACTTTGAACAAAGTATTATTGCAGACGACCTACCTGCTAAAAAAGAGAGCATTGACAACTACATCCAAAACGATGGTGTGGTTCTGGCTATCTGCGGTGGTTTCCAACTATTGGGCCAATATTATGTTGAAGCTTCAGGGAGACGCATCGAAGGACTAGGGGTCATGGGCCACTACACGCTCAACCAGACCAATAACCGTTTTATCGGGGACATCAAGATTCACAATGAAGATTTCGATGAAACCTACTATGGTTTTGAAAATCATCAGGGCCGTACCTTCCTCTCAGATGATCAAAAACCGCTGGGACAGGTTGTCTATGGAAATGGAAATAACGAAGAAAAAGTCGGCGAAGGTGTTCATTATAAGAATGTCTTTGGTTCCTACTTCCACGGGCCTATCCTCTCTCGTAATGCCAATCTGGCTTATCGCCTAGTCACTACTGCCCTCAAGAAGAAATATGGTCAGGACATCCAACTCCCTGCTTATAAGGACATTCTCAGCCAAGAAATCGCTGAAGAATACAGTGATGTCAAAAGCAAGGCTGACTTTTCTTAA
- a CDS encoding M24 family metallopeptidase, whose amino-acid sequence MSKLQQIVTYLESEKLDVAVVSDPVTINYLTGFYSDPHERQMFLFVLADQEPLLFVPALEVERASSTVSFPVVGYVDSENPWQKMKHALPQLDFKRVAVEFDNLILTKYHGLKTVFETAEFNNLTPRIQRMRLIKSADEVQKMMVAGLYADKAVKVGFDNISLDKTETDIIAQIDFAMKREGYEMSFDTMVLTGDNAANPHGIPAANKVENDALLLFDLGVLVNGYASDMTRTVAVGKPDQFKKDIYNLTLEAQQAALDFIKPGVTAHEVDRAAREVIEKAGYGEYFNHRLGHGIGMDVHEFPSIMEGNDMVIEEGMCFSVEPGIYIPGKVGVRIEDCGVVTKDGFDLFTSTSKDLLYFD is encoded by the coding sequence ATGTCTAAATTACAACAAATCGTAACATATCTTGAATCAGAAAAACTAGACGTCGCTGTCGTATCTGACCCCGTCACAATCAATTACCTCACTGGCTTTTACAGTGATCCCCATGAACGCCAAATGTTCCTTTTTGTCCTAGCGGATCAGGAACCCCTCCTTTTTGTCCCAGCCCTTGAAGTGGAGCGTGCGAGCAGCACTGTTTCCTTCCCAGTTGTGGGCTATGTGGACTCTGAAAATCCATGGCAAAAAATGAAACATGCTCTTCCACAACTTGACTTCAAACGTGTCGCTGTTGAGTTTGACAATCTCATCTTGACCAAATATCATGGCTTGAAAACAGTTTTTGAAACTGCTGAGTTTAACAACCTCACTCCTCGTATCCAACGCATGCGCCTCATCAAATCAGCTGACGAAGTGCAAAAAATGATGGTTGCAGGTCTCTATGCTGACAAGGCAGTTAAGGTTGGTTTTGACAATATTTCTCTTGATAAGACTGAGACAGATATCATCGCTCAAATTGACTTTGCTATGAAACGTGAAGGCTATGAAATGAGCTTTGACACCATGGTCTTGACAGGTGATAATGCTGCAAATCCACACGGTATTCCAGCAGCAAACAAGGTTGAAAATGATGCTCTTCTCCTCTTTGACCTCGGTGTTCTGGTCAACGGCTATGCTTCAGATATGACTCGTACAGTCGCTGTTGGTAAACCAGACCAATTCAAGAAAGATATTTATAACTTGACTCTTGAAGCCCAACAAGCTGCTCTTGACTTTATCAAACCAGGTGTGACTGCCCATGAAGTGGACCGCGCTGCCCGTGAGGTCATCGAAAAAGCTGGTTACGGTGAGTACTTCAACCACCGTCTCGGTCACGGTATCGGTATGGATGTCCACGAATTCCCATCTATCATGGAAGGGAACGACATGGTCATCGAAGAAGGCATGTGCTTCTCTGTTGAACCAGGTATCTATATCCCTGGTAAAGTCGGTGTTCGTATTGAAGACTGTGGTGTTGTTACCAAGGATGGCTTTGACCTCTTTACAAGCACCAGCAAAGACTTGCTTTATTTTGATTAA
- a CDS encoding ECF transporter S component, with amino-acid sequence MKQTKTTKIALVSLLTALSVVLGYFLKIPTPTGILTLLDAGVFFTAFYFGSREGAVVGGLAGFLIDLLSGYPQWMFFSLVNHGLQGFFAGFKGKTQWLGLILATIAMVGGYALGSTLMNGWAAALPEILPNFMQNMVGMIVGFILSQSIKKIK; translated from the coding sequence ATGAAGCAAACCAAAACAACTAAAATCGCCCTTGTATCCCTCTTAACCGCCCTCTCTGTGGTTCTAGGTTATTTCTTAAAAATTCCAACACCGACAGGCATTTTAACTCTTTTAGATGCGGGTGTCTTCTTTACGGCCTTCTACTTTGGTAGTCGTGAAGGGGCTGTAGTAGGAGGACTAGCAGGTTTCTTGATTGACCTCTTATCAGGCTATCCTCAGTGGATGTTCTTTAGCTTGGTCAACCATGGCTTGCAGGGATTTTTCGCAGGATTTAAAGGAAAAACTCAGTGGTTAGGCCTTATCTTAGCAACGATTGCCATGGTAGGGGGTTACGCCTTGGGCTCTACATTGATGAATGGCTGGGCTGCAGCTCTACCAGAAATTTTACCAAATTTCATGCAAAATATGGTAGGGATGATTGTAGGATTTATCCTTAGTCAAAGTATCAAGAAGATTAAGTAA
- a CDS encoding bifunctional hydroxymethylpyrimidine kinase/phosphomethylpyrimidine kinase: protein MKNNRILALSGNDIFSGGGLSADLATYTLNGLHGFVAVTCLTALTEKGFEVFPTDDTIFQHELDSLRDVEFGGIKIGLLPTVSVAEKALDFIKQRPGVPVVLDPVLVCKETHDVAVSELCQELIRFFPYVSVITPNLPEAELLTGQEIKTLEDMKAAAQKLHDLGAPAVIIKGGNRLSQDKAVDVFYDGQNFTVLENPVIQGQNAGAGCTFASSIASHLLKGDELLPAVESSKDFVYRSIAQADQYGVRQYEANQNN, encoded by the coding sequence ATGAAGAATAATCGTATTTTAGCACTTTCTGGAAATGATATTTTTAGTGGTGGTGGCCTGTCAGCTGATTTGGCTACCTATACCTTGAACGGCTTGCATGGCTTTGTAGCAGTGACTTGTTTGACAGCTTTAACAGAAAAGGGCTTTGAAGTCTTTCCAACTGACGATACCATTTTTCAACATGAATTAGATAGCTTGCGTGATGTGGAGTTTGGGGGAATTAAGATTGGTCTTCTCCCTACTGTCAGTGTGGCTGAGAAGGCATTGGACTTTATCAAGCAACGCCCAGGAGTGCCTGTGGTTCTGGATCCTGTCTTGGTCTGCAAGGAAACACACGACGTAGCTGTAAGTGAACTCTGTCAAGAGTTGATTCGCTTTTTCCCTTATGTCAGTGTGATTACGCCTAATCTTCCTGAAGCAGAATTATTGACTGGTCAGGAAATCAAAACCTTGGAAGACATGAAAGCTGCAGCGCAGAAATTGCATGACTTAGGAGCGCCAGCAGTCATTATCAAGGGAGGCAATCGCCTTAGTCAGGACAAGGCTGTAGATGTCTTTTATGATGGACAAAACTTTACAGTCCTAGAAAATCCTGTCATTCAAGGGCAAAATGCTGGTGCAGGTTGTACCTTTGCCTCTAGCATTGCCAGTCACTTGCTTAAAGGTGATGAACTTTTACCAGCAGTAGAAAGCTCTAAGGATTTCGTTTATCGTTCTATTGCACAAGCAGATCAGTATGGAGTAAGACAATATGAAGCAAACCAAAACAACTAA
- the truA gene encoding tRNA pseudouridine(38-40) synthase TruA produces MTRYKATISYDGYAFAGFQRQPHARSVQEEIEKTLTKLNKGQAITVHGAGRTDSGVHALGQVIHFNLPYQMDEEKLRFALDTQSPEDIDVISIELVADDFHCRYAKHSKTYEFIVDRGRPKNPMRRHYATHFPYPLDVERMREAIKKLEGTHDFTGFTASGTSVEDKVRTITEASLRVDETGQFLTFTFSGNGFLYKQIRNMVGTLLKIGNNRMPVEQIDLILKKKDRQLAGPTAAPNGLYLKEIRYEE; encoded by the coding sequence ATGACAAGATATAAAGCAACTATTTCCTATGATGGTTACGCCTTTGCTGGTTTTCAGCGCCAGCCTCATGCGCGTAGTGTTCAGGAAGAAATTGAAAAAACCTTGACCAAGTTAAATAAAGGGCAAGCCATTACTGTTCACGGTGCTGGTAGGACAGATAGTGGGGTTCATGCCCTGGGACAGGTTATTCATTTTAACCTGCCTTATCAAATGGATGAGGAGAAGCTCCGTTTTGCTCTAGACACTCAGTCCCCTGAAGATATTGATGTGATTTCGATTGAGCTTGTGGCGGATGATTTTCATTGCCGTTATGCTAAGCACAGTAAGACCTATGAGTTTATCGTGGATAGGGGCCGTCCCAAAAATCCGATGCGCCGTCACTATGCCACCCACTTTCCTTATCCGCTTGATGTGGAACGGATGCGGGAGGCTATCAAAAAATTAGAAGGCACTCATGATTTCACCGGCTTTACAGCCTCTGGGACTAGTGTAGAGGATAAGGTTCGCACCATCACAGAAGCTAGTCTTAGGGTTGATGAGACAGGCCAGTTTTTGACCTTTACCTTTTCAGGAAATGGTTTCTTGTATAAGCAGATTCGCAATATGGTGGGGACACTGCTCAAAATCGGCAATAACCGCATGCCAGTAGAGCAGATTGACCTCATCTTGAAGAAAAAGGACAGGCAGCTTGCAGGTCCCACTGCAGCACCAAATGGTTTATATTTAAAGGAGATTCGTTATGAAGAATAA
- a CDS encoding MFS transporter, with amino-acid sequence MKQFLERASILALSLVLITSFSISSALPAMFDYYQGYPKEQIELLASLPSFGIMIMLLLNGFLEKIFPERLQISLGLLILSLSGTAPFWYQAYPFVFGTRILFGLGVGMINAKAISIISERYQGKTRIQMLGLRGSAEVVGASLITLAVGQLLSFGWTATFLAYSAGFLVLILYLLFVPYGKEKKEVKKKSKEASRLTREMKGLIFILAIEAAVVVCTNTAITIRIPSLMVERGLGDAQLSSFVLSVMQLIGIVAGVSFSFLISIFKEKLLLWSGITFGLGQIVIALSPSLWVVVAGSILAGFAYSVALTTVFQLVSERIPAKLLNQATSFAVLGCSFGAFTTPFVLGAIGLLTHNGMLVFAILGSWLIVTSIFVMYLLQKRA; translated from the coding sequence ATGAAACAATTTTTAGAACGGGCCAGTATTTTGGCTCTCTCCCTCGTTTTGATTACCTCCTTTTCCATCTCGAGTGCCCTGCCAGCCATGTTTGACTATTATCAAGGTTATCCTAAGGAACAAATTGAGCTCTTGGCTAGCTTGCCTTCCTTTGGAATCATGATTATGTTGCTATTAAATGGTTTCCTAGAAAAAATATTTCCTGAGCGCTTACAGATTAGTTTGGGCTTGTTAATTTTATCACTGAGTGGAACGGCTCCTTTTTGGTACCAAGCCTATCCTTTTGTCTTTGGAACACGGATTCTTTTTGGTTTGGGTGTTGGGATGATCAATGCCAAGGCTATTTCGATTATCAGTGAACGTTATCAAGGCAAAACGCGGATTCAGATGTTGGGGCTACGTGGCTCTGCAGAGGTAGTAGGAGCTTCTCTCATTACCTTGGCAGTCGGTCAGTTGTTGTCCTTTGGTTGGACAGCTACCTTCCTAGCCTATAGTGCTGGATTTTTGGTGCTGATCCTTTATTTGCTCTTTGTTCCTTATGGAAAAGAGAAGAAAGAAGTTAAGAAAAAATCGAAGGAAGCAAGTCGCTTAACTCGGGAAATGAAGGGCTTGATTTTTATCCTAGCTATCGAAGCGGCAGTTGTAGTTTGTACCAATACGGCTATTACTATTCGTATTCCAAGTTTGATGGTGGAAAGAGGACTGGGAGATGCCCAGTTATCTAGTTTTGTTCTTAGTGTCATGCAGTTAATTGGGATTGTGGCTGGTGTGAGTTTCTCTTTCTTGATTTCTATCTTTAAAGAGAAACTGCTCCTCTGGTCTGGTATTACCTTTGGCTTAGGGCAAATTGTGATTGCCTTGTCTCCATCCTTGTGGGTGGTAGTGGCAGGGAGTATTCTGGCTGGTTTTGCCTATAGTGTAGCCTTGACGACGGTCTTTCAACTTGTCTCTGAAAGAATTCCAGCTAAACTCCTCAATCAAGCAACCTCATTTGCAGTTTTAGGCTGTAGTTTCGGAGCCTTTACGACTCCATTCGTTCTAGGTGCAATTGGCTTATTAACTCACAATGGGATGTTGGTCTTTGCTATCTTAGGATCTTGGTTAATTGTAACCTCTATCTTTGTCATGTACCTACTTCAAAAGAGAGCTTAG
- a CDS encoding Pr6Pr family membrane protein yields the protein MSKHYKLVFYSRIFLFLAAFTGVYLEIAKHGGFGMLLYYTVLSNLLVAIFTLYLLKVMSRLGENWQRPSLLRLKGGVTMSIMITCVIYHFLLAPIATNFYTLENFLCHYIVPLWFLADTLFFDKQGQYKIWDPIVWTILPLLYMIFALFNGLVLKLDVPNSKVSPFPYFFLNVNKGWDVVFKWCLIIFVAYMVAGFIFYFIKQIKRKSS from the coding sequence ATGTCAAAACACTATAAACTTGTATTTTATAGCCGTATCTTCTTGTTTCTAGCGGCTTTTACGGGAGTTTATCTTGAAATCGCCAAGCATGGTGGATTTGGGATGTTACTCTATTATACGGTTCTGTCCAACCTTTTAGTCGCGATTTTTACGCTCTATCTCCTAAAGGTTATGAGCCGTTTAGGTGAAAACTGGCAAAGACCAAGTCTCTTGCGCTTAAAAGGTGGGGTCACCATGAGTATCATGATTACCTGTGTGATTTACCATTTCCTTTTAGCGCCTATTGCGACTAATTTCTATACTCTAGAAAATTTCCTTTGCCACTATATCGTTCCCCTCTGGTTTTTAGCAGATACCCTCTTTTTTGACAAACAGGGTCAATACAAGATTTGGGACCCAATTGTGTGGACGATTTTACCCTTGCTGTATATGATTTTTGCTCTTTTTAATGGCTTGGTATTGAAACTTGATGTTCCTAATTCTAAGGTCAGTCCCTTCCCGTACTTCTTTTTGAATGTGAACAAGGGTTGGGATGTCGTGTTCAAGTGGTGTCTGATTATCTTTGTTGCTTATATGGTGGCAGGATTTATCTTCTACTTTATTAAGCAAATCAAGAGAAAATCATCCTAA
- a CDS encoding zinc ribbon domain-containing protein YjdM, whose translation MNNLPNCPKCNSEYVYEDGALLVCPECAYEWNPAEVADVEEGLVAIDANGNKLADGDTVTLIKDLKVKGAPKDLKQGTRVKNIRIVEGDHNIDCKIDGFGAMKLKSEFVKKI comes from the coding sequence ATGAACAACCTACCAAATTGCCCAAAATGTAACTCAGAGTATGTCTACGAAGACGGTGCCCTACTGGTTTGCCCAGAGTGTGCTTATGAGTGGAATCCTGCTGAAGTTGCAGATGTAGAAGAGGGTCTTGTTGCTATCGATGCCAACGGGAATAAATTGGCTGACGGTGATACAGTAACTCTCATCAAGGACTTAAAAGTAAAAGGTGCGCCAAAAGATTTGAAACAAGGGACGCGCGTGAAGAATATCCGCATCGTAGAAGGCGACCACAATATCGACTGTAAAATCGATGGCTTCGGTGCCATGAAACTCAAATCAGAGTTTGTGAAGAAAATTTAA